The DNA window AAATGGAAATAACTTGCACGTTCAAAAATTAGTGGAtggctcttaaaagagcctttTATATTAGTGAAATGACGTAATAGTGCACGTTCTCATTTCTTCTTCGGAGCAACTTTCTTGGCTTTGGTGCTCTTGGGTTTGGCAACTTTTGGCTTGGCCGCCTTGGTTTTCTTAGGGCTCTTGGTCACCTTCTTCGCCGCTGCTGCTGATTTCTTGACTTTCTTCGGACTCTTGGTCGGCTTCTTAGCCGCTGCCGCCTTCTTGGCTTTCTTTGGGCTCTTCTTCGCCTTCGGTGTAGCAGGCTTCTTCGGTGACTTTTTTGCCGCAGCCTTCTTTGCTACCGGCTTTTTAGCCACAGCGGGCTTCTTAATCTTAGGGGCTACCTTCTTGACAGGCTTCTTTTCAAGCGGTAGCTTCTTGTTAAGCTTAAACGAGCCAGCGGCACCGGTTCCTTTAGTCTGAAGCAAGACACCCTTTGTCACCAGGCTCTTAACAGCAACCTTTACCCGCGAGTTGTTCTTCTCCACGTCGTAGCCGCTGGCGACCAGAGCTTTCTTCAAGGCAGCCAGGGAAACTCCGCTCCTCTCCTTGGAAGCAGAAATTGCCTTCACGATTAATTCGCCAACGCTGGGCCCCACTCTCTTGGACTTGCTTGCTTGTTTCTTCTTAGAAGCTTTAGCCGGGGCGGCTGCCGGGGGAGCTGGAGCAACTTCTGCCATTTCTCAGATTCTCTCTTTTCACACTTACGGTTAGTGATTACGTTCCGTTTCTGCTGACCGAGCGACAGGGGGGAATGGACTTAAATGCTACATGAGGACCATATAGACTCAGCCA is part of the Conger conger chromosome 15, fConCon1.1, whole genome shotgun sequence genome and encodes:
- the LOC133112037 gene encoding histone H1-like, whose product is MAEVAPAPPAAAPAKASKKKQASKSKRVGPSVGELIVKAISASKERSGVSLAALKKALVASGYDVEKNNSRVKVAVKSLVTKGVLLQTKGTGAAGSFKLNKKLPLEKKPVKKVAPKIKKPAVAKKPVAKKAAAKKSPKKPATPKAKKSPKKAKKAAAAKKPTKSPKKVKKSAAAAKKVTKSPKKTKAAKPKVAKPKSTKAKKVAPKKK